In Ignavibacteriota bacterium, a single genomic region encodes these proteins:
- a CDS encoding HDOD domain-containing protein, translating into MEISPRDLLKGYVEVSSLPMIHLRLEEAINNQNKSMSDIAKVIREDAGLTARLLRIVNSAFYNFPSKIETISQAVTIVGTQQLSALALATSVMKMFKGLPQNLVSMDSFWRHSIACGLAARMIGSFRRETKPERFFVAGMLHDIGRLIMYTKIPDQAREILDAAAKSQTLLYEEERAKLGFTHAVVGGILLQTWKLPTSLEEIVMYHHNPKAATRYPMETAMVHVADIIVHSMGLGSSGEVFIPPLDNDAWDKLGLSPSVMSSVEEQVDRQYQDALQTMLADM; encoded by the coding sequence ATGGAAATTAGTCCGCGTGACCTGCTCAAAGGGTATGTTGAGGTCTCCTCGCTGCCGATGATCCACCTCCGGCTCGAGGAAGCGATCAATAACCAGAACAAGTCGATGTCCGATATCGCGAAGGTCATTCGCGAAGACGCCGGCCTGACGGCGCGCCTCCTGCGCATCGTGAACAGCGCGTTCTACAACTTCCCGTCGAAGATCGAAACGATCTCGCAGGCCGTCACCATCGTCGGGACCCAGCAACTCAGCGCCCTGGCCCTGGCGACATCCGTCATGAAGATGTTCAAGGGCCTGCCGCAGAACCTGGTGAGCATGGATTCCTTCTGGCGGCATAGCATCGCCTGCGGCCTCGCCGCCCGCATGATCGGATCCTTCCGGCGGGAGACCAAACCGGAGCGGTTCTTCGTCGCGGGTATGCTGCACGACATCGGCCGTCTGATCATGTACACGAAGATCCCCGACCAGGCGCGCGAGATCCTCGACGCGGCCGCGAAATCGCAGACCCTGCTCTACGAAGAGGAGCGTGCCAAACTCGGATTCACGCATGCGGTGGTCGGCGGTATCCTGCTCCAGACGTGGAAACTGCCGACGAGCCTGGAGGAGATCGTGATGTATCATCACAACCCGAAGGCGGCGACGCGGTATCCGATGGAGACCGCCATGGTGCATGTCGCGGATATCATCGTGCATTCCATGGGCCTCGGGAGCAGCGGCGAGGTGTTCATTCCACCGCTCGACAATGACGCGTGGGACAAACTCGGGCTGTCCCCGAGCGTGATGTCGAGCGTCGAAGAACAGGTCGACCGGCAGTATCAGGACGCGCTTCAGACCATGTTGGCGGACATGTGA
- a CDS encoding chemotaxis protein CheB yields MRVLIVEDDAVSLVLLKKVLRKEQFEILTARNGAEAFDVLRREPVDAVLTDWMMPEMDGMELVKKIQAHIKPLPLLMMVTALASPQARQRALEAGADVYVTKPIDAGLVVDALQKGLVQKRQGQQYEKVLKGAATGWRGNVVGVGITASTGGPPMVRELLHGITPTTDAAFFIVQHGPAWMLEAFATRLQEETTMPVRLGKHDMRVDAGTVYLAPGDKHMIVDPGAPRLLLTDDPPENYVRPAADPLFRSMASAFRHRALVAVLTGMGRDGTIGAGYVNVSGGVVLAQDPATATVESMPGSVVALRISRMHAPVPKLALEINRLIQELQHATIGAA; encoded by the coding sequence ATGAGAGTCCTGATCGTCGAAGACGATGCGGTGAGTCTGGTCCTGTTGAAGAAAGTGCTCCGCAAGGAGCAGTTCGAGATCCTTACTGCCAGGAACGGCGCAGAGGCGTTCGACGTCCTCCGCCGGGAACCGGTGGATGCCGTCCTCACGGATTGGATGATGCCGGAGATGGACGGGATGGAGCTCGTGAAGAAGATCCAGGCGCACATCAAACCCCTGCCCCTGCTCATGATGGTCACCGCGCTGGCTTCGCCGCAGGCCCGGCAACGGGCCCTCGAGGCGGGGGCGGACGTCTATGTGACGAAGCCGATCGATGCCGGGCTCGTGGTCGATGCTCTGCAGAAGGGGCTTGTCCAGAAGCGTCAGGGCCAACAGTATGAAAAGGTGCTGAAAGGCGCGGCGACGGGCTGGCGGGGCAATGTTGTCGGTGTCGGGATCACGGCGAGTACCGGGGGGCCTCCGATGGTCCGGGAACTTCTCCACGGGATCACGCCGACCACGGATGCTGCATTCTTCATCGTGCAGCATGGGCCTGCGTGGATGCTTGAAGCATTCGCTACACGCCTCCAGGAGGAGACCACCATGCCTGTCCGCCTCGGCAAACATGACATGCGTGTGGATGCCGGTACGGTCTATCTTGCCCCGGGCGATAAACATATGATCGTCGATCCGGGCGCGCCACGTCTCCTGCTCACGGATGATCCACCGGAGAACTATGTGCGTCCGGCTGCCGATCCGCTCTTCCGGAGCATGGCCTCGGCATTCCGGCACCGTGCCCTGGTCGCAGTGCTCACGGGTATGGGGCGCGACGGAACGATCGGTGCGGGGTACGTGAATGTCTCCGGTGGTGTGGTCCTGGCACAGGACCCCGCAACCGCAACGGTCGAATCCATGCCGGGCTCGGTGGTGGCGCTGCGGATCTCCCGTATGCATGCTCCGGTGCCGAAGCTTGCGCTCGAGATCAATCGTCTCATCCAGGAGTTGCAGCACGCCACGATAGGAGCTGCCTGA
- a CDS encoding MBL fold metallo-hydrolase, with protein sequence MKVIPLRSSGPVYSGWAYLLLGEWNRLEDVNALVDTGTDGGIVDIVQTLNTGIGKRQVDLVLLTHSHFDHAGGVGRVTAAYGCPVAAMAPTDGVTRLLHDGESLRLGDRDAEIMACNEHSMDSMCIYVHGDGYLFTGDTPLFVRSTGGTYSDEFTTLLRRLTRLPVRAIFPGHDVPLYEGAQDLIRRTLAIVEGEMDTFRPSA encoded by the coding sequence GTGAAGGTCATCCCTCTCCGGTCATCGGGCCCGGTGTACTCGGGTTGGGCCTACCTGTTGCTCGGCGAGTGGAACAGACTGGAAGATGTGAATGCGCTCGTGGATACCGGGACGGATGGCGGGATCGTCGATATTGTGCAGACCCTGAATACCGGCATCGGGAAGCGTCAGGTGGACCTCGTCCTGCTCACCCACTCCCATTTCGACCACGCCGGCGGTGTCGGTCGTGTGACTGCCGCCTATGGTTGTCCCGTGGCTGCCATGGCTCCCACGGATGGCGTGACACGACTCCTGCATGATGGGGAGTCCCTCCGCCTGGGCGACAGGGATGCGGAGATCATGGCCTGCAACGAGCACTCCATGGACTCCATGTGCATCTACGTACACGGCGACGGGTACCTGTTCACAGGAGACACACCGTTGTTCGTTCGGTCGACGGGTGGGACGTACAGTGACGAGTTCACCACTCTTCTTCGGCGTCTCACGCGTCTGCCAGTTCGGGCGATCTTCCCTGGCCACGACGTCCCACTATATGAGGGGGCCCAGGATCTCATCCGCAGGACGCTGGCGATCGTAGAGGGTGAAATGGACACTTTCCGACCATCTGCGTAA
- a CDS encoding response regulator: protein MADCEPGDGRDKIQAEIDQQIEEGTFAWALNQNRSLVVPARTFDSSIILHGLATRSRIIGMFVGILPNDDQLITDVPLNLLTILLFTCANALENASLYTQVRDYNKTLEQAIQERTRELQAALEQAQVANVAKRQFLANMSHEIRTPLNGIIGLVDIMKDTPLDQEQRKYINIIQGSSGALLTVINDILDFSKIEAGKLTLEKRAFDLRPAAEQTVNLFSRRAEEKGLALTLNLDPLIPRSVIGDPVRVSQILNNLVGNAVKFTETGGVTVRVDVVQQTTTEAFIRCGVTDTGIGISPEQQRALFQSFSQVDGSATRKYGGTGLGLAISRQLAEMMDGAVGVDSTVGKGSTFWFTARFPVDGSAAVEAAPPVPKKERHGDVLQGARILVAEDNEANRLVASIMLGKLGCVTTIVGNGSEALTALTTSDFDVILMDCHMPVMDGFEATRMIRRTEGAANHRTIIAMTANALQGEKERCLAAGMDDFLSKPVVLDDLADKLREWVHAPQGVAPGRPITEAAVLPPMRLDHVRLRHLRDLGVKQDPTMFERILQSFLEDAPQRIVTMWHGLETGDAEKFFGAAHSLKGISGNLGAMIMMSMCQRLQTVGHSGMLTGAEPMIRELEAELEIVQNEIRETYLTCENRS from the coding sequence GTGGCCGATTGCGAACCCGGGGACGGGCGCGACAAGATCCAGGCGGAGATCGATCAGCAGATCGAAGAGGGGACCTTCGCATGGGCCCTGAATCAGAACCGTTCGCTCGTGGTGCCGGCGCGCACCTTCGACAGTTCGATCATCCTGCACGGGCTTGCGACGCGCTCCAGGATCATCGGCATGTTCGTCGGCATCCTGCCGAATGATGATCAGCTCATCACGGACGTGCCGTTGAACCTCCTGACGATCCTTCTGTTCACGTGTGCGAACGCGCTGGAGAATGCGTCCCTCTACACCCAGGTCCGCGACTACAACAAGACCCTGGAACAGGCGATCCAGGAACGGACCCGGGAATTGCAGGCCGCGCTGGAACAGGCGCAGGTCGCGAACGTTGCGAAGCGGCAGTTCCTTGCGAACATGAGCCATGAGATCCGGACCCCGCTCAACGGGATCATCGGTCTGGTGGACATCATGAAGGACACGCCTCTGGACCAGGAGCAGCGGAAGTATATCAATATCATCCAGGGGAGCAGCGGGGCGCTGCTCACCGTCATCAACGACATCCTGGATTTCTCCAAGATCGAAGCGGGGAAGCTCACACTCGAAAAGCGGGCGTTCGATCTCCGGCCGGCCGCCGAACAAACCGTGAACCTGTTCAGCAGGCGTGCGGAAGAGAAGGGGCTTGCGCTCACGTTGAACCTGGATCCGTTGATCCCCCGGTCGGTCATCGGTGATCCGGTGCGTGTTTCACAGATCCTCAACAACCTCGTCGGCAACGCCGTCAAATTCACGGAGACCGGCGGGGTGACCGTCCGCGTGGACGTGGTGCAGCAGACAACCACCGAGGCGTTCATCCGGTGCGGTGTCACCGACACCGGCATCGGCATCTCCCCGGAACAGCAACGGGCGTTGTTCCAGTCCTTCTCGCAGGTGGATGGTTCGGCGACACGGAAATACGGTGGGACGGGACTTGGACTTGCGATCTCGCGGCAGCTTGCGGAGATGATGGATGGTGCCGTCGGGGTCGACAGCACCGTCGGCAAGGGGAGCACCTTCTGGTTCACCGCGCGCTTCCCCGTTGATGGGAGCGCGGCCGTGGAAGCCGCACCGCCGGTGCCGAAGAAGGAACGGCACGGTGACGTGCTGCAGGGTGCCCGCATTCTGGTGGCCGAGGACAATGAGGCCAACCGCCTGGTGGCATCGATCATGCTCGGCAAGCTCGGGTGTGTGACCACGATCGTCGGGAATGGCAGTGAAGCACTGACCGCATTGACCACGTCGGATTTCGATGTGATCCTGATGGACTGCCATATGCCGGTCATGGATGGCTTTGAAGCCACACGGATGATCCGGCGTACCGAAGGAGCGGCCAATCACCGGACGATCATCGCCATGACCGCCAACGCTCTCCAGGGAGAGAAGGAACGCTGTCTTGCTGCAGGCATGGATGATTTCCTCTCCAAGCCTGTCGTGCTCGACGATCTGGCGGACAAGTTGCGCGAATGGGTACACGCACCGCAGGGTGTGGCCCCCGGCCGGCCGATCACGGAAGCAGCGGTACTTCCGCCCATGCGGTTGGACCATGTGCGGCTGCGGCATCTGCGGGATCTGGGCGTGAAGCAGGATCCCACCATGTTCGAGCGGATCCTGCAATCGTTCCTTGAGGACGCCCCGCAGCGCATCGTGACGATGTGGCACGGGTTGGAAACCGGCGATGCGGAGAAGTTCTTCGGGGCGGCCCATTCGTTGAAGGGGATCAGCGGCAATCTGGGCGCTATGATCATGATGTCGATGTGCCAGCGGTTGCAGACCGTGGGGCATTCCGGGATGTTGACGGGTGCCGAACCCATGATCCGGGAGCTGGAGGCGGAGCTCGAGATCGTGCAGAACGAGATCCGGGAAACGTATCTCACGTGTGAGAACAGATCGTGA
- a CDS encoding response regulator, protein MKVLIAEDDPVSSYVLAARIKKMGHDVLVTENGREAWQVYQQEHPRLVITDWMMPEMNGVELIRLIRNADSNLYTYVILLTALSGRAHYLEGMNAGADDFVTKPLEADGLRIRLQVAERILSLQQERHQLEGLLPICSYCKRIRDEHDDWHVLETYVGEKTEASFSSTLCPDCQST, encoded by the coding sequence ATGAAGGTCCTGATCGCAGAGGACGATCCCGTCTCCAGCTATGTGCTGGCTGCGCGGATCAAGAAGATGGGGCACGATGTTCTCGTGACCGAGAACGGACGGGAAGCCTGGCAGGTGTATCAGCAGGAACACCCGCGGCTCGTCATCACGGATTGGATGATGCCGGAGATGAACGGCGTCGAGCTGATCCGCCTCATCCGGAATGCGGACTCGAACCTGTACACCTATGTGATCCTCCTGACCGCGTTGAGCGGCCGGGCGCACTACCTGGAAGGGATGAATGCCGGTGCGGACGATTTCGTGACAAAGCCTCTGGAGGCTGATGGTCTCCGGATCCGGCTCCAGGTGGCCGAGCGCATCCTGTCGTTACAGCAGGAGCGCCATCAATTGGAAGGGCTGCTCCCGATATGCTCGTACTGCAAGCGCATCCGGGATGAACATGATGATTGGCACGTGCTGGAAACCTATGTCGGGGAAAAGACGGAAGCATCGTTCTCGTCGACCCTTTGCCCCGATTGTCAGTCGACGTAA
- a CDS encoding chemotaxis protein CheR: MAFTFFFRDMSILDLIGQHVVPAVSGFTRVRVWDAGCAMGPEPYSLAIVIAERMGHFMFRNVRIDATDIDEQDQFGKIIIAGIYPEEPLKRIPQDLFARYFEPADEPGQYRVVQMVRDRIHFQKHDLLSMTPIGASYHLIMCKNVLLHFQQQERAAVIRMFHAALAPGGFFATEQTQKLPDEVAGMFEQVSPEGQLFRKLERAP, translated from the coding sequence ATGGCATTCACATTCTTTTTCCGCGACATGAGCATCCTGGACCTGATCGGCCAGCATGTGGTGCCGGCCGTGTCCGGTTTCACACGGGTGAGGGTCTGGGATGCCGGGTGCGCGATGGGGCCCGAGCCCTATTCCCTCGCGATCGTCATCGCCGAACGCATGGGGCATTTCATGTTCCGCAACGTGCGCATCGACGCGACGGACATCGATGAGCAGGACCAGTTCGGCAAGATCATCATCGCCGGTATCTATCCCGAAGAGCCGCTCAAGCGCATCCCTCAGGACCTGTTCGCCCGCTATTTCGAGCCGGCGGATGAACCGGGCCAGTACCGTGTGGTGCAGATGGTGCGCGACAGGATCCACTTCCAGAAGCATGACCTGCTGTCCATGACACCCATCGGGGCGTCCTACCACCTTATCATGTGCAAGAACGTCCTTCTGCATTTCCAGCAGCAGGAACGCGCAGCCGTGATCCGCATGTTCCATGCAGCCCTTGCGCCGGGCGGTTTCTTCGCCACCGAGCAGACCCAGAAACTTCCGGACGAAGTTGCCGGGATGTTCGAACAGGTCTCGCCCGAAGGGCAACTCTTCAGGAAGCTCGAGCGGGCGCCGTGA
- a CDS encoding response regulator — translation MLVLIAEDDAATRMTLAKQVKQSGHRVLEAENGEVAKHLYDQHHPDAVFTDWMMPEVDGVELCRYIRTHPQSKGTYVCMVTVKGGEWSRQEGLEAGATDYLVKPVRQEDLEQKLRAVVDQRTFTRIR, via the coding sequence ATGCTGGTCCTGATCGCTGAAGATGATGCTGCGACACGGATGACACTTGCCAAGCAGGTGAAACAGTCGGGGCATCGGGTCCTGGAGGCTGAGAATGGCGAGGTCGCCAAGCATCTGTATGACCAGCATCATCCGGACGCGGTGTTCACTGACTGGATGATGCCGGAAGTGGATGGTGTGGAGCTGTGCAGATACATCCGTACCCATCCCCAGAGCAAGGGCACCTACGTTTGCATGGTCACGGTGAAGGGGGGCGAATGGAGCAGACAGGAGGGTCTCGAGGCCGGGGCCACTGACTATCTGGTCAAGCCTGTTCGCCAGGAGGATCTGGAACAGAAACTCCGTGCCGTGGTCGACCAAAGAACTTTTACCCGGATACGATAA
- a CDS encoding PAS domain S-box protein, whose protein sequence is MPRARILIVEDERIVANDLRGRLDRIGYDVVGMACTGADAIALASEHLPDIVLMDITLKGAMDGVEAAEAIGRTSDIPVIFMTAHSDDVTLQRAKLTGPFGYILKPLEERELHTTIEMALYKSTMDRRLRENEHWLSTTLGSIADAVISTDAAGIIRLLNPVAEMMTGWTKDAALGRHINDVCQLEAGTGRGAQEAPFVLLMGRDGRRTPVEQNITSIRDARGTVSGMVHVFRNRTEQQQVLSVFDSIAESIYVADPVSYQILFANRHLQEVTGKKLTGGICYKELHDASVPCSFCTNELIRRSGNESLQWEHHDDVSGRDYLVTDKMIMWSDGRHVRFELAMDITEHKRAESAIHQQAVFQQLMLDAIPLPVYFKAAEGHFLGCNTAFENFTGWTRDELVGKTVYQILGERHAPVQQQLEQEIVRTARVLVREIEVCNHAGELRQVQFHAAPFSSSEDGPIAGFVGALLDVTERQHNEEELRKLSRAVDQSPTSIVITNVDGIIEYVNPAFEALTGYTRAETLGQNPRILKSGLTDHEVYREMWTQLRSGRVWRGELANRKKDGEIFWEAASISPVRNIEGEITHFVAVKEDVTTRKRMDDEIARLAYVTRSIGEFVVILDTHACVTYVNKAFADRFGYAVGEITGHRLEEFLARSTEPLLMRGILRGTIRGGWSGDVRGRTNSGEEFWMSLTTSLLSQEQRVTGVVVVGRDISEPKRAEELLRKSEAQFRSVWEHSQDGMRLTDPDGNVLMVNEAFCRMVGKTRAQLEGGMIDAFYAPGDSARVLQQYRMRFETRTVETFFEREMWLWDNRRVWFAVSNTIIEVEEQQPMLLSLFRDITERKIADQALADHAAELLVAKSKAEEQARMLEVQAVELRQAKEEAVQASRFKSEFVANMSHEIRTPMNGVIGMTGLLLDTRLSEEQREYAEIIRTSGDALLTIINDILDFSKMEAGKLTLENTDFEVRSTVEEAVDLLATRAHEKNLELSCVVDDTVPAMVHGDPGRLRQVLVNLLSNAVKFTETGEVVVHVRCEHQDGEGIRLRYEVRDTGIGLTAEGRGRLFQPFSQADGSTTRKFGGTGLGLMISKQLVELMGGTIDVRSDHGRGSTFWFTVQFHQSTRPLPVSLDARAMIGRRVLIVDDNHTSRSILLHQLEHWGMRCVAAADALQALRLMQEGVALGDPFALVLVDMQMPGMDGSSLAATIKHDAFLRRTIIVMLSSLGGAQLPVDAADGVALCLTKPVKEGALYEALLTVLDDDDTVIGPGPAHHVHERPGRAGRALRILVAEDNPVNQKVALRMLTKLGCRADVVGNGKEAVDAVRSVPYDMVFMDCNMPEVDGFEATRLIRDMEHNHKQTVIIAMTANALKGDKEKCLAAGMDDYIAKPVRQNDLAAMVDHWSGAPNPAPDIPVAVPAQASVLEHCAGPAVDSARLDELAELGDEEDPEWLVSILDKFVEDAASRIVKLVVASESGDATQLGQVAHALKGSCGNIGAAGMVTVSQQLQALGKAGSVQGAGDMITLLEKEFARVRTALGSYMQTKVKAQ, encoded by the coding sequence ATGCCCAGGGCAAGGATACTTATCGTTGAGGATGAGCGGATCGTGGCCAACGATCTGCGCGGGCGTCTCGACCGCATCGGGTACGATGTGGTAGGGATGGCGTGCACCGGCGCGGATGCGATCGCACTGGCGAGCGAACACCTTCCCGACATCGTCCTCATGGACATCACCTTGAAAGGTGCGATGGATGGGGTGGAAGCTGCCGAGGCGATCGGACGCACATCCGATATCCCGGTGATCTTCATGACCGCACATTCGGACGATGTGACGCTCCAACGAGCCAAGCTGACCGGGCCGTTCGGCTATATCCTCAAGCCGCTTGAAGAACGCGAACTCCATACGACCATCGAGATGGCGCTGTACAAGAGCACCATGGATCGGCGGCTGCGCGAGAATGAGCATTGGCTGTCCACCACACTCGGTTCCATCGCCGATGCCGTGATCAGCACCGATGCGGCGGGTATCATCCGGCTCCTGAACCCCGTTGCGGAGATGATGACCGGATGGACGAAGGACGCGGCGCTTGGCAGGCACATCAACGACGTGTGTCAGTTGGAAGCGGGGACAGGCCGTGGTGCCCAGGAAGCGCCGTTCGTCTTGCTCATGGGCCGCGACGGGCGGCGTACCCCGGTCGAGCAGAACATCACTTCGATTCGTGATGCCCGGGGCACGGTGTCCGGCATGGTCCACGTCTTCAGGAACCGGACGGAGCAACAACAGGTCCTTTCGGTCTTCGACAGCATCGCGGAATCCATCTACGTCGCCGATCCGGTCTCGTATCAGATCCTCTTCGCAAACCGGCATCTCCAGGAAGTCACCGGCAAAAAGCTCACGGGGGGGATCTGCTACAAGGAACTGCACGACGCATCGGTCCCGTGTTCGTTCTGTACCAATGAACTCATCCGCCGCTCCGGCAACGAGTCGCTCCAGTGGGAACATCACGACGACGTGAGCGGGCGCGACTATCTTGTCACCGACAAGATGATCATGTGGTCCGATGGCCGCCACGTCCGGTTCGAACTCGCGATGGACATCACGGAGCACAAGCGGGCGGAGTCGGCGATCCATCAGCAAGCGGTCTTCCAGCAATTGATGCTCGATGCGATCCCGCTGCCCGTCTACTTCAAAGCAGCAGAGGGGCATTTCCTGGGGTGCAACACGGCATTCGAGAATTTCACCGGTTGGACCCGTGACGAACTGGTGGGCAAGACCGTCTATCAGATCCTCGGTGAACGGCATGCACCGGTGCAGCAGCAGCTCGAGCAGGAGATCGTCCGGACCGCCCGGGTTCTTGTGCGCGAGATCGAAGTATGCAACCATGCCGGCGAGCTCCGCCAGGTGCAGTTCCATGCCGCACCGTTCTCCTCCAGTGAGGACGGTCCCATTGCAGGATTCGTCGGTGCCCTCCTGGACGTCACCGAGCGCCAGCACAATGAGGAAGAACTCCGCAAGCTCTCGCGCGCGGTGGATCAGAGTCCGACGTCGATCGTCATCACGAATGTCGATGGGATCATCGAGTACGTGAACCCGGCCTTCGAGGCGCTGACCGGGTACACCCGGGCAGAGACCCTGGGTCAGAATCCGCGCATCCTGAAATCCGGACTCACGGACCACGAAGTGTACCGGGAAATGTGGACGCAGCTCCGGAGTGGCAGGGTCTGGCGGGGCGAGCTGGCGAACAGGAAGAAGGACGGCGAGATCTTCTGGGAGGCCGCGTCGATCTCGCCGGTGAGGAACATCGAAGGAGAGATCACCCATTTCGTCGCCGTCAAAGAGGATGTGACGACGAGGAAGAGAATGGATGATGAGATCGCCCGGCTCGCGTATGTCACGCGATCCATCGGTGAGTTCGTCGTCATTCTGGACACCCATGCGTGTGTCACGTATGTGAACAAGGCCTTCGCGGACAGGTTCGGATATGCCGTGGGAGAGATCACCGGTCACCGTCTGGAGGAGTTCCTCGCACGATCCACCGAGCCGCTGCTCATGCGGGGTATCCTTCGCGGCACGATCCGCGGTGGATGGAGTGGTGATGTCCGCGGCCGGACCAACAGCGGCGAAGAATTCTGGATGTCTCTGACGACATCCCTGCTGTCGCAGGAACAGCGGGTGACCGGGGTCGTGGTGGTCGGGCGCGACATCTCCGAGCCGAAGCGTGCAGAGGAGCTCCTGAGGAAATCCGAAGCGCAATTCCGGTCGGTATGGGAGCATTCCCAGGATGGCATGCGCCTGACGGATCCTGACGGTAACGTGCTGATGGTGAACGAAGCCTTCTGCCGGATGGTGGGAAAGACGCGCGCCCAGCTCGAAGGCGGCATGATCGATGCCTTCTATGCGCCGGGTGACAGCGCCCGCGTGCTGCAACAATACCGCATGCGGTTTGAGACCCGCACGGTGGAGACGTTCTTCGAACGGGAAATGTGGCTCTGGGACAACCGCCGCGTGTGGTTCGCGGTCTCGAACACGATCATCGAGGTCGAGGAGCAGCAGCCCATGCTCTTGAGCCTCTTCCGGGACATCACCGAGCGCAAGATCGCTGACCAGGCGCTGGCCGACCATGCCGCCGAATTGCTCGTCGCCAAATCCAAGGCCGAGGAGCAGGCCCGCATGCTCGAGGTCCAGGCGGTCGAACTCCGCCAGGCCAAGGAAGAAGCGGTCCAGGCATCGCGCTTCAAATCGGAATTCGTCGCGAACATGAGCCATGAGATCCGTACGCCGATGAACGGCGTCATCGGGATGACCGGTCTGCTTCTGGATACCCGCCTCTCGGAAGAGCAGCGCGAGTATGCGGAGATCATCCGGACCTCGGGTGACGCTCTGCTCACGATCATCAACGACATTCTTGATTTCTCGAAAATGGAAGCGGGCAAGCTCACGCTCGAGAACACCGACTTTGAAGTGCGGTCGACGGTGGAGGAAGCCGTCGACCTGCTCGCCACGCGCGCCCACGAGAAGAACCTTGAGCTCTCCTGTGTGGTGGACGACACTGTGCCCGCGATGGTGCACGGTGACCCGGGACGCTTACGCCAGGTGCTGGTCAATCTGTTGAGCAATGCGGTCAAGTTCACGGAGACCGGAGAGGTCGTGGTCCATGTCCGTTGTGAACACCAGGACGGGGAGGGGATCCGGTTGCGGTACGAGGTGCGCGATACGGGGATCGGGTTGACCGCTGAAGGCCGGGGCCGCCTGTTCCAGCCGTTCTCACAAGCCGACGGTTCCACGACACGGAAGTTCGGGGGCACGGGCCTTGGCCTGATGATCTCGAAGCAACTCGTGGAACTGATGGGTGGGACGATCGACGTCAGGAGCGATCATGGCAGAGGGAGTACATTCTGGTTCACGGTCCAGTTCCACCAGAGCACCCGCCCGCTGCCCGTTTCCCTGGATGCCCGTGCCATGATCGGACGCAGGGTCCTGATCGTTGACGATAATCACACGAGCCGATCGATCCTTCTCCATCAACTGGAACACTGGGGGATGCGGTGTGTTGCCGCGGCGGATGCCTTGCAGGCGCTCCGGCTGATGCAGGAGGGTGTTGCTCTCGGCGATCCGTTCGCCCTCGTGCTCGTGGATATGCAGATGCCCGGGATGGATGGATCGTCGCTGGCCGCGACGATCAAACATGATGCGTTCCTCCGGCGGACCATCATTGTGATGCTCTCGTCGCTGGGAGGGGCGCAACTCCCCGTGGATGCGGCTGACGGCGTGGCGCTGTGCCTCACGAAGCCGGTCAAAGAAGGCGCTCTGTACGAGGCGCTGTTGACGGTGTTGGATGATGACGATACCGTCATTGGTCCGGGTCCCGCCCATCATGTGCATGAACGCCCGGGCCGTGCCGGCCGCGCGTTGAGGATCCTGGTGGCCGAGGACAATCCTGTGAACCAGAAGGTGGCATTGCGCATGCTGACCAAGCTGGGTTGCAGGGCAGATGTCGTCGGGAACGGCAAAGAGGCGGTCGACGCCGTGCGGTCCGTACCGTACGACATGGTCTTCATGGATTGCAATATGCCCGAGGTGGATGGCTTCGAAGCCACCCGGCTGATACGGGACATGGAACACAATCATAAACAAACGGTGATCATAGCCATGACAGCGAACGCGTTGAAGGGGGACAAGGAGAAATGCCTTGCAGCGGGGATGGATGACTACATAGCAAAACCGGTCCGGCAGAATGATCTTGCCGCCATGGTCGATCACTGGAGCGGCGCTCCGAATCCGGCACCGGATATCCCGGTCGCGGTCCCTGCGCAGGCATCCGTCCTGGAGCATTGTGCGGGCCCGGCGGTCGATAGTGCCCGGCTGGATGAACTGGCCGAACTCGGCGATGAGGAGGATCCGGAATGGCTGGTGAGCATTCTCGACAAGTTCGTCGAGGACGCGGCGTCCCGGATCGTGAAGCTCGTTGTCGCCTCCGAATCGGGGGACGCCACGCAGCTCGGCCAGGTCGCGCATGCCCTCAAGGGAAGCTGTGGGAATATCGGCGCGGCAGGGATGGTGACCGTCTCCCAGCAACTCCAGGCTCTGGGGAAGGCAGGTTCCGTCCAGGGTGCGGGCGATATGATCACGCTTCTGGAGAAGGAGTTTGCGCGGGTGCGCACAGCCCTCGGTAGTTACATGCAGACGAAGGTCAAGGCGCAATGA